One segment of Tamlana crocina DNA contains the following:
- a CDS encoding F0F1 ATP synthase subunit epsilon, producing the protein MYLEIVSPEATLFSGEVDAVAVPGVNGEFQMLNNHAAIVSSLKEGFIKISGAVTLNADVEDNFSKGENNTTLLKINSGTVEMKDNKVIVLAD; encoded by the coding sequence ATGTATTTAGAAATCGTATCACCAGAAGCTACACTATTTAGCGGCGAAGTAGACGCCGTAGCCGTACCAGGTGTAAATGGTGAGTTTCAAATGTTGAACAACCACGCAGCTATTGTTTCTTCTTTAAAGGAAGGCTTTATTAAAATTTCTGGAGCAGTGACCTTAAACGCCGATGTTGAGGACAACTTTTCAAAAGGAGAGAACAATACAACCCTATTGAAAATCAATTCCGGAACTGTTGAAATGAAAGACAACAAAGTGATTGTTTTAGCAGACTAA
- the umuD gene encoding translesion error-prone DNA polymerase V autoproteolytic subunit yields MIAHRSGSLTFFTPQTIDGAAAHFFDAGISAGFPSPAEDFKEQRLSLDEELVKNKEATFYARVSGQSMIGAGLEDNDLLVIDRSLEPSNNKIAVCFLDGEFTVKRLRVSGGEVWLQPENPDYPIIKITEDNNFLIWGIVTNVIKKV; encoded by the coding sequence ATGATAGCACACAGATCTGGAAGTTTAACGTTTTTTACCCCGCAAACCATTGATGGTGCTGCGGCACATTTTTTTGATGCTGGAATTTCGGCAGGGTTTCCTTCGCCGGCTGAAGATTTTAAAGAGCAGCGTTTGTCTTTGGACGAAGAGTTGGTTAAAAATAAAGAAGCGACCTTTTATGCCCGTGTAAGTGGCCAATCGATGATTGGGGCAGGGCTAGAGGATAACGATCTTTTGGTAATTGATAGAAGTTTGGAGCCTTCAAACAATAAAATAGCCGTTTGCTTTTTGGATGGCGAATTTACAGTAAAGCGTTTGCGTGTTTCGGGAGGCGAGGTGTGGTTGCAGCCCGAAAATCCTGATTATCCTATCATTAAAATTACGGAAGACAATAATTTTTTAATTTGGGGCATTGTAACCAATGTGATAAAAAAGGTTTGA
- a CDS encoding Y-family DNA polymerase, with the protein MFALVDCNNFYASCERVFNPNLQGKPVAILSNDGCVISRSDEAKALGLPMGAPIFKWEGFCKANNIQVFSSNYPLYGDMSSRVMKILEQFTPDVEVYSIDEAFLQFKGFHNYNFNEYATQIRSRILKWTGIPTCVGIAPTKALSKVANRIARKFPKQTKGIYVIDSEEKRIKALKWIKIEDVWGIGRRLSKRLQAKGCKTAYDFTQLPDEWVRKTFSITEWKLKKDLEGNSKIILDEPQNKRAIATTRSFEYTYSDIDNIKERISTFATACAEKLRQQGSSCHMIIVMLSSDRHKKDLPQHRTSKSISLSYPTSSSLIISQCAVDAVTAIFKEGIKYKRAGVIVTGLVPTNNHQLQLFDKENPKHQPLMQSIDFLNSKYKSHKIKLGNQDLKRTWKMRQERLSPRYTTNINDIILVR; encoded by the coding sequence ATGTTTGCTTTAGTAGATTGTAATAACTTTTATGCCTCATGCGAGCGGGTGTTCAACCCGAATTTGCAGGGGAAGCCCGTTGCTATTTTAAGCAACGATGGCTGTGTTATTTCGCGAAGCGATGAAGCCAAAGCATTGGGGTTGCCCATGGGGGCGCCTATTTTTAAATGGGAAGGCTTTTGCAAGGCCAACAACATTCAGGTGTTTTCTTCCAATTATCCGTTGTACGGCGATATGAGTAGCAGGGTAATGAAAATCTTGGAACAGTTTACGCCCGATGTTGAAGTGTATAGCATCGATGAGGCTTTTCTTCAATTTAAAGGATTCCATAATTACAATTTTAACGAGTATGCCACCCAAATCAGGAGTCGGATTTTAAAATGGACGGGTATTCCAACCTGTGTAGGTATCGCACCAACCAAAGCTTTGAGCAAAGTGGCCAATAGGATAGCGCGTAAATTTCCGAAGCAAACCAAAGGCATTTATGTGATAGATTCTGAAGAAAAGCGTATTAAAGCTCTAAAGTGGATTAAGATTGAAGATGTTTGGGGCATTGGCCGAAGATTGAGCAAAAGGCTTCAGGCTAAAGGTTGTAAAACGGCTTACGATTTTACGCAATTGCCAGATGAATGGGTTCGGAAAACCTTTTCAATAACCGAGTGGAAATTGAAAAAAGATCTAGAAGGCAATTCGAAAATAATTTTGGACGAGCCCCAAAACAAACGGGCCATAGCCACCACCAGAAGTTTTGAATATACATATTCGGATATCGATAATATAAAAGAGCGCATTTCTACCTTTGCCACCGCTTGCGCCGAAAAATTGAGGCAGCAAGGTTCCAGTTGCCACATGATTATTGTGATGTTGAGCAGCGATAGGCATAAAAAAGATTTGCCACAACATCGAACAAGTAAAAGTATTAGCTTATCTTACCCAACCAGTTCTTCTTTGATTATAAGCCAGTGTGCGGTTGATGCCGTAACAGCTATTTTTAAGGAAGGCATTAAGTACAAACGGGCGGGTGTAATCGTTACGGGTTTGGTGCCGACCAATAACCATCAGTTACAGTTATTCGATAAGGAAAACCCCAAGCACCAACCCTTAATGCAGTCTATTGATTTTTTAAACTCAAAATACAAAAGCCATAAAATAAAATTGGGCAACCAAGACTTAAAGCGTACATGGAAAATGCGCCAAGAGCGATTGTCGCCGCGGTACACCACAAACATTAACGATATTATTTTAGTAAGATGA
- a CDS encoding DUF3157 family protein, translating into MQNLYFWFYSKQIYHENIRRSFTFHSIVRAGFAQNNYIVKTEDGRRVLLKADYTWEYIDLEAPKQAEEVLVEAGLEEDGCNVPADFEEPKLNGKVQNQLKKGRATIDDVKKKVAKDYNCTVDEVILLWASERKSNGKYTFCANGTKVTYKRNGFVIIENGKLF; encoded by the coding sequence ATGCAAAATTTGTACTTTTGGTTCTATTCAAAACAGATATACCATGAAAATATACGCCGTTCTTTTACTTTCCATTCTATCGTACGCGCGGGTTTTGCCCAAAACAATTACATTGTAAAAACCGAAGACGGTAGGCGTGTATTGTTGAAAGCTGATTACACTTGGGAATATATTGATTTGGAGGCTCCGAAACAGGCTGAAGAAGTACTTGTTGAGGCTGGGCTCGAAGAGGATGGCTGTAATGTGCCGGCAGATTTTGAAGAACCAAAATTGAATGGTAAGGTTCAAAATCAACTAAAAAAAGGCCGAGCCACTATTGATGATGTAAAAAAGAAAGTGGCCAAAGATTACAATTGTACCGTTGATGAGGTGATTTTGTTGTGGGCATCCGAACGTAAATCGAACGGAAAATATACGTTTTGCGCCAACGGTACCAAAGTAACTTACAAGCGCAATGGCTTTGTTATTATTGAAAACGGGAAGCTATTTTAA
- a CDS encoding pyridoxal phosphate-dependent aminotransferase family protein: MEFPKKLVQKLENRKENNAFRELGTPSGLVDFSSNDYLGFSKNETIFNNAHQFLIKNHIKQNGATGSRLLSGNHQLYDVVESLLYQFHNSASALIFNSGYDANIGFFSSVPQRGDVIIYDVLIHASIRDGISMSNAKGYKFKHNDLEDLEKLILRHSEPSHLERSQKVVSESHHNIYIVTESVFSMDGDTPNLVGLSELCKKHNAYLVVDEAHAIGVFGKNGTGLIQQLQLEHDIFARIVTFGKAMGCHGAAILGSNSLKAFLVNFSRSFIYTTALPPHSLATIQSAYNELSKTESINKLQDNIAFFKSEMVKNNLNNSFIESHSAIHCCIIPGNETVKHIAQQIQKSGFDVKPILSPTVPKGQERLRFCLHSYNSKKEISEVLQRLSIFVVQHDATH, encoded by the coding sequence ATGGAATTTCCTAAAAAACTTGTGCAAAAATTAGAAAATCGCAAAGAAAACAACGCTTTTCGAGAATTGGGAACGCCGTCTGGTTTAGTGGATTTTTCATCAAACGATTATTTGGGGTTTTCAAAAAACGAAACGATTTTCAATAATGCCCACCAGTTTTTAATTAAAAACCACATAAAACAAAACGGAGCCACGGGGTCGCGCTTGCTTTCCGGAAACCACCAACTTTACGATGTGGTTGAAAGCCTACTTTACCAATTCCACAACAGCGCATCGGCTTTGATTTTCAATTCAGGCTACGACGCCAATATTGGCTTTTTTTCAAGCGTACCGCAACGTGGCGATGTTATTATATATGATGTACTAATCCATGCTTCCATTCGCGATGGCATATCGATGAGCAACGCCAAAGGTTACAAGTTTAAACATAATGATTTGGAGGATTTGGAAAAACTAATTCTTCGTCATTCTGAACCTTCTCACCTTGAGCGGAGTCAAAAGGTTGTTTCAGAATCGCACCATAACATTTACATCGTTACCGAATCGGTATTCTCCATGGATGGCGACACCCCAAACCTCGTTGGGCTTTCAGAATTATGCAAAAAGCACAACGCTTACTTGGTGGTTGACGAGGCCCATGCCATTGGCGTTTTTGGTAAAAACGGCACTGGATTAATACAACAGTTACAACTTGAACACGATATTTTCGCTCGCATCGTCACTTTTGGAAAAGCCATGGGCTGCCACGGCGCCGCCATTTTGGGCAGCAATAGTCTAAAAGCATTTTTGGTGAATTTTTCGCGCTCCTTTATTTATACCACAGCCTTGCCCCCACATAGTTTAGCGACCATTCAATCGGCTTACAACGAATTATCCAAAACCGAAAGTATAAATAAGCTACAAGATAATATTGCGTTTTTTAAATCTGAAATGGTTAAAAACAACCTTAACAACAGCTTTATCGAAAGTCATTCTGCCATACATTGTTGCATCATTCCGGGAAACGAAACGGTGAAACACATCGCCCAACAAATCCAAAAAAGCGGTTTTGATGTAAAGCCTATTTTATCACCTACCGTACCCAAGGGGCAGGAACGGTTGCGGTTTTGTTTACACAGTTACAATTCTAAAAAGGAAATTTCGGAAGTTTTACAGCGACTTTCTATTTTTGTGGTTCAGCATGACGCAACACATTAA
- a CDS encoding DUF2007 domain-containing protein gives MSDTFKTIARFQYSTEAQIVKGRLEAEGIQVFMQDNFTIDTDPLVSNAIGGVKLKVLSRQALEAQHILASIKKYSVDDDGNTIQCPNCNSENIELFSTIKDAKSFFAFIFGVLFSSLPFYTRHKYKCENCNTEFDLK, from the coding sequence ATGAGCGATACATTTAAAACCATAGCCCGATTTCAATACTCCACCGAAGCCCAAATTGTAAAAGGCCGGCTGGAGGCCGAAGGCATTCAGGTGTTTATGCAGGATAATTTCACCATCGACACCGACCCACTGGTGAGCAACGCCATTGGCGGCGTTAAACTTAAAGTGTTATCGCGACAAGCCTTGGAAGCCCAACATATTTTGGCGTCCATTAAAAAATATTCGGTTGACGATGATGGCAACACCATACAATGCCCTAATTGTAACAGCGAAAACATTGAGCTCTTTTCAACCATAAAAGATGCCAAGTCCTTTTTTGCTTTTATTTTTGGTGTATTATTTTCATCGTTGCCTTTTTACACCAGGCACAAGTACAAATGCGAAAATTGTAACACGGAATTCGATTTAAAATGA
- the bioD gene encoding dethiobiotin synthase: protein MKNKTYFITGISTEVGKTVASAIVTEALEADYWKPIQAGDLDHSDTHKVERLVSNKKSQFHPNTYALNTPMSPHAAAEIDGITIDLKNINAPKTKNHLVIEGAGGLLVPLNDKETILNIIQPDFKVIVVSRHYLGSINHTLLTVNLLKEKGFDVSIIFSGNEHKTTESIIEKMTNIPIIGRIEEEPYFDQNVIKEYAERFREKL from the coding sequence ATGAAAAATAAAACATACTTTATAACAGGAATATCAACCGAGGTGGGCAAAACCGTAGCTTCGGCCATCGTTACCGAAGCCTTGGAAGCCGATTATTGGAAACCCATACAGGCTGGCGATTTAGACCATAGCGACACCCATAAAGTGGAGCGTTTGGTTTCCAATAAAAAATCACAATTTCACCCCAATACCTATGCCCTTAACACGCCTATGAGTCCGCATGCCGCAGCCGAAATTGATGGCATTACCATAGACTTAAAAAATATAAATGCGCCTAAAACCAAAAATCATTTGGTCATAGAAGGCGCAGGTGGCTTACTGGTTCCATTGAACGACAAAGAAACCATTTTAAATATTATCCAACCCGATTTTAAAGTCATCGTGGTATCGCGCCACTATTTGGGCAGCATCAACCATACGCTTTTAACGGTCAATTTATTAAAGGAAAAAGGCTTTGATGTGTCCATTATTTTCAGTGGAAACGAACACAAAACCACCGAATCCATCATCGAAAAAATGACCAATATTCCTATTATCGGAAGGATTGAAGAAGAACCCTATTTTGACCAAAATGTGATAAAGGAATATGCGGAACGATTTAGGGAGAAGCTGTAG
- a CDS encoding beta-ketoacyl synthase N-terminal-like domain-containing protein, which produces MQKPISITAISSISPLGKSSAEAWKSYKNENHYLTKKSVLGKDVVVAEIPKEAKADIEILRESDSKYKSLDDTVLFAMYASREAVKQANWKPSDNFGINIGSSRGATALFENYHESFLKNNKAETLSSPTTTLGNISSWVGHDLQTEGPEISHSITCSTALHSLLNGIAWINSGMCNKFLVGGSEAPLTPFTIAQMQALKIYSKYDLSGRAKSRPFDSAQGNINLYPCRALDFNKTKNTMVLGEGASMACLEEGEQSNALALITGYGYATEILKHNISISSDAKCFQKSMKMALGDKNPEDIDVVVMHAPGTIKGDTSEYKAIEAVFNNHMPAVTSNKWKIGHTFGASGALSIELAVMMLQHQEFIGIPYLENQKHPKQIRTVLVNAVGFGGNAVSILLSKKP; this is translated from the coding sequence ATGCAAAAACCAATCTCCATAACGGCCATTTCATCCATTTCTCCATTAGGAAAATCTTCTGCGGAAGCTTGGAAAAGTTACAAAAACGAAAACCATTACTTGACTAAAAAATCGGTATTAGGCAAAGACGTTGTTGTGGCCGAAATTCCAAAGGAAGCCAAAGCGGACATTGAAATATTGAGAGAATCGGATTCCAAATACAAATCGTTGGACGACACCGTCCTTTTTGCCATGTACGCCTCACGAGAAGCGGTAAAACAGGCGAACTGGAAACCCTCGGATAATTTTGGAATCAATATCGGTTCGTCTCGCGGTGCCACAGCCCTTTTTGAAAACTATCACGAGTCTTTTTTAAAAAATAACAAAGCCGAAACTTTAAGTTCGCCCACCACAACTTTGGGCAATATTTCGTCGTGGGTAGGTCACGATTTGCAAACCGAAGGCCCCGAAATTAGCCATTCCATCACTTGTTCCACAGCATTGCACAGCTTACTTAATGGCATTGCATGGATTAATTCGGGCATGTGCAATAAATTTTTGGTGGGCGGCAGTGAAGCGCCGCTAACTCCATTTACCATTGCGCAGATGCAGGCTCTGAAAATTTATTCTAAATATGATTTGTCAGGTCGAGCGAAGTCGAGACCTTTCGACTCCGCTCAAGGTAACATTAACCTCTACCCCTGCCGGGCATTAGACTTCAACAAAACCAAAAACACCATGGTTTTGGGCGAAGGCGCTTCCATGGCTTGTTTGGAAGAAGGTGAACAAAGCAACGCCTTGGCATTAATTACGGGCTATGGCTATGCCACCGAAATTTTAAAACACAATATTTCCATTTCGAGCGACGCAAAATGTTTTCAGAAATCGATGAAAATGGCATTGGGCGATAAAAACCCCGAAGACATTGATGTAGTAGTGATGCACGCCCCGGGTACCATTAAAGGCGACACTTCGGAATATAAGGCCATAGAAGCCGTTTTTAACAACCACATGCCTGCAGTAACATCAAACAAATGGAAAATCGGGCATACCTTCGGGGCATCGGGCGCATTAAGCATCGAACTGGCCGTAATGATGTTGCAACACCAAGAATTTATTGGCATTCCGTATTTAGAAAACCAAAAACACCCCAAACAAATTAGAACGGTTTTAGTAAATGCTGTTGGGTTTGGGGGGAATGCCGTGAGCATATTATTGAGCAAAAAGCCGTAG
- the bioB gene encoding biotin synthase BioB, producing MSETRHNWTQQEILDIYNKPLMELLYEAATIHRLHHDPNTVQVSTLLSIKTGGCPEDCGYCPQAARYHTDIEGNDLMSVQQVKAQALRAKSSGSSRVCMGAAWRNVKDGEEFDQVLEMVRTINKLDMEVCCTLGMITENQAKRLAEAGLYAYNHNLDSSEEYYKEVISTRGFEDRLETIDNVRKTNVTVCSGGIIGMGEKVEDRSGMLVALSTLNPQPESVPINALVAVDGTPLEDQEPVSIWDMVRMVATTRIVMPETQVRLSAGRTQMTREGQAMCFFAGANSIFAGDKLLTTPNPDVNEDMEMFKLLGLNPQKPFTKKVQPQTVEAQDSQYEALGEKPKWSRPEHTIERNEAAKAKAKATK from the coding sequence ATGAGCGAGACAAGACACAATTGGACCCAACAAGAAATTCTGGATATTTACAACAAACCGTTAATGGAGTTGCTTTACGAAGCGGCTACCATACACCGTTTGCACCACGACCCTAACACGGTACAAGTAAGCACGCTACTCTCTATAAAAACAGGAGGCTGCCCAGAAGATTGTGGGTATTGTCCGCAAGCCGCTCGTTACCACACCGATATTGAAGGCAACGATTTAATGAGCGTTCAGCAGGTAAAAGCACAGGCATTACGCGCCAAATCCAGCGGAAGCTCAAGGGTTTGTATGGGTGCCGCTTGGCGAAACGTAAAGGATGGCGAAGAATTCGACCAGGTTTTGGAAATGGTTCGCACCATCAACAAACTGGATATGGAAGTGTGCTGCACCTTGGGTATGATTACCGAAAACCAAGCAAAACGTTTGGCCGAGGCCGGTTTGTATGCCTACAACCATAATCTGGATTCTTCGGAAGAATATTACAAAGAAGTAATTTCTACTCGCGGTTTTGAAGACCGTTTAGAAACCATCGATAACGTTCGTAAAACCAATGTTACTGTTTGTAGCGGTGGTATTATTGGCATGGGTGAAAAAGTGGAAGACCGTTCGGGCATGCTCGTGGCGCTTTCCACATTGAATCCGCAACCAGAATCTGTCCCTATCAATGCTCTAGTCGCTGTTGACGGCACGCCGTTGGAAGACCAAGAGCCCGTTTCCATTTGGGACATGGTGCGTATGGTAGCTACCACCCGTATCGTGATGCCCGAAACCCAAGTACGTTTAAGTGCTGGGCGTACGCAAATGACACGCGAAGGCCAAGCCATGTGTTTCTTTGCCGGAGCGAATTCTATTTTTGCAGGCGATAAATTACTGACCACCCCCAACCCCGATGTAAATGAAGACATGGAAATGTTCAAACTGCTGGGCTTAAACCCACAAAAGCCATTTACCAAAAAAGTACAGCCACAAACGGTTGAAGCTCAAGATTCGCAATACGAAGCTTTGGGTGAAAAACCAAAATGGAGCAGGCCAGAACATACCATTGAGCGCAACGAGGCAGCAAAGGCGAAAGCTAAAGCTACAAAGTAG
- a CDS encoding cupin-like domain-containing protein, which translates to MALNLQDIPRVKTITKSDFLKHYFNPQKPVVIERFIEDWPAYSKWNLDYIKQIGGDITIPLYDDRPVDYRDGFNEPHAKMKLADYIDLLKREPTKFRIFLWNALKEIPQLQNDFSFPDFGLRLMKGIPMLFFGGRDSYTFMHYDIDLANIFHFHFEGKKQIILFDQKQNKYLYKIPHSLITREDIDFNNPDFEKWPMLKKAKGYQTELNHGEILYMPEGYWHYMRYITPGFSMSLRAIARNPKNFGQAIYNILIMRNYDNLMRRIKKQKWIDWKNEQAIKNTHKNL; encoded by the coding sequence TTGGCATTAAACTTACAGGACATTCCGAGGGTAAAAACCATTACCAAATCGGATTTTTTAAAACACTACTTTAATCCGCAGAAACCTGTGGTTATCGAGCGTTTTATTGAAGACTGGCCAGCTTATTCCAAATGGAACTTAGACTACATCAAACAAATTGGCGGCGACATTACCATTCCGCTTTACGACGATAGGCCTGTAGATTACCGCGATGGTTTTAACGAACCGCACGCCAAAATGAAACTGGCCGATTACATCGATTTGCTGAAACGCGAGCCCACAAAATTCCGCATCTTTTTATGGAATGCCCTAAAGGAAATTCCGCAGTTACAAAACGATTTTTCGTTTCCAGACTTTGGGCTGCGGCTTATGAAAGGCATCCCTATGCTCTTTTTCGGCGGACGGGATTCTTACACTTTTATGCACTATGATATTGATTTGGCCAATATTTTCCATTTTCATTTTGAAGGCAAAAAACAAATCATTCTGTTCGACCAAAAGCAGAATAAGTACCTGTATAAAATTCCGCATTCGCTCATTACCCGAGAGGATATCGATTTTAACAATCCCGATTTTGAAAAGTGGCCCATGCTCAAAAAAGCCAAAGGCTACCAAACCGAACTGAACCATGGCGAGATTTTGTACATGCCCGAAGGCTATTGGCATTACATGCGCTACATCACCCCCGGTTTTTCCATGAGCCTGCGCGCCATTGCCCGAAACCCAAAAAACTTCGGTCAGGCCATTTACAACATATTAATTATGCGCAACTACGACAACCTGATGCGACGCATTAAAAAGCAAAAATGGATTGACTGGAAAAACGAACAGGCCATAAAAAACACCCATAAGAATTTGTAG
- a CDS encoding DUF6646 family protein, whose protein sequence is MKRFIFLIAVLSVSLVNSQAFTGANDNKFQVGANFQNNGTGLNISYDFGIGENISVGISSTYLLGIHENLKNNADDDLNADFDNRFDVRARFNANLGNVINVDENFDVYPGLSLGLKNFGGHLGARYFFTDGFGIYTELNVPLAKYKTENLTAPEKLHNQFSINLGTVFNL, encoded by the coding sequence ATGAAAAGATTCATTTTTTTAATCGCAGTATTAAGCGTTTCATTAGTTAACTCACAAGCCTTTACCGGTGCAAACGACAATAAATTTCAAGTGGGCGCCAACTTTCAAAACAATGGCACAGGCCTTAACATAAGTTACGATTTTGGTATTGGCGAAAATATTTCTGTCGGTATATCGTCCACCTACCTTTTGGGCATCCATGAAAACCTAAAAAACAATGCAGATGACGATTTAAACGCCGATTTCGATAACCGTTTTGATGTACGTGCCCGTTTTAACGCCAACTTGGGCAATGTGATAAATGTAGATGAAAACTTTGATGTGTACCCCGGTTTAAGCCTCGGCCTTAAAAACTTTGGCGGACACCTTGGTGCGCGTTACTTTTTTACAGATGGTTTTGGTATTTATACCGAACTTAACGTGCCATTGGCCAAATATAAAACCGAAAACCTAACAGCTCCCGAAAAATTGCACAACCAGTTTAGCATTAATTTGGGTACGGTTTTTAATCTATAA
- a CDS encoding regulatory protein RecX: MQTKKTYTVQEATQKMEHYCAYQERCHQEVRQKLVAMHMIPEAIDVIVVHLLEHNYLNESRYAKTFVSGKFRIKKWGRGRMAYVLKQKGLSKININEALAEISDAEYIEVFHGLAEKKANSIKESNVFKKRKKLIDYLLYRGWESHLVYEKASELIQ; this comes from the coding sequence ATGCAAACCAAAAAAACATATACGGTACAGGAAGCTACCCAAAAAATGGAGCACTACTGCGCGTACCAAGAACGCTGCCATCAAGAAGTGCGGCAAAAACTGGTGGCCATGCACATGATACCCGAAGCCATCGATGTGATTGTGGTCCATTTGTTAGAGCATAACTATCTTAACGAGTCGCGTTACGCCAAAACATTTGTAAGCGGTAAGTTTAGAATTAAGAAATGGGGGCGCGGCCGAATGGCTTATGTGCTTAAGCAAAAGGGCCTAAGCAAAATTAATATAAATGAGGCACTTGCAGAAATTTCGGATGCGGAGTACATCGAGGTTTTCCATGGTTTAGCCGAAAAAAAAGCCAATTCCATAAAAGAGAGCAACGTTTTTAAGAAACGCAAAAAATTAATCGATTATCTGTTGTATAGAGGCTGGGAATCGCATTTGGTGTATGAAAAAGCTTCTGAATTGATTCAGTAG